In a single window of the Necator americanus strain Aroian chromosome X, whole genome shotgun sequence genome:
- a CDS encoding hypothetical protein (NECATOR_CHRX.G23252.T2), whose amino-acid sequence MSLCLTFIDLKKSFDSVETEAVVEALDNQRVPTQYIKVLRELYSDFTTRISPFYKNIVVDVKRVVRQGDTLSPKIFTATFENAMRKLEWDDMGVKVDGRQLHHLCLADNIVLITPTESTKDDVHAQWVSDAPFTLNGTNISESTSYVYLGRELNMMNDLTPELGRRIRAAWGAYKSIEDVMKKTRNTRLHAHLFNTTVLPALTYASETWAFRKQEENAVSVIERAFERVMLGVCRFSQVRDGIRSSLLRQRSKIRDAAAFAKESKIRWAGHVMRFNENRWTRAVSDLILRDIKRTAGRTPTRWSDLFTMRFNDNRWNRAMSDWVPRDIKRTKGRSDSQISSRSLSKKIMMPIVSHAKGGTNQKEESGTRSRQMEELLAPARPARRSTGVKVIKADVDLFMTSNGNQGGRTTDRTRR is encoded by the exons ATgtcgctctgtctcacctttatcgacttgaagaagtctttcgactcagttgagacggaagcggtagtggaagccttggacaaccaacgtgtccctactcagtacataaaggtacttcgagagttgtacagtgacttcacgaccagaatttcgccattttACAAGAATATCGTCGTAGACGTGAAGAGGgtggtccgacagggtgatacactctcacccaaaatattcacagccaccttcgagaacgcaatgcgaaagttggaatgggacgacatgggagtgaaggttgatggtcggcagctacaccatttgtgCCTTGCTGATAACATCGTGCTGATAACACCTA ctgaatctacaaaagacgatgttcatgcgcaatgggtctcggatgccccattcacgctcaacggaacgaacatatccgaaagcaccagctacgtttatctgggtcgggaattgaacatgatgaacgacctgacccccgagctgggcaggaggatacgagcggcttggggagcgtataagagcatcgaggatgtaatgaagaagaccaggaacacccggctccatgctcacctcttcaacaccaccgtacttcctgctttgacctatgcttcggaaacctgggcatttcgcaagcaggaagaaaacgcggtgagcgtcattgaacgcgcatttgagagagtgatgctaggagtatgcCGTTTTTctcaagtgagggacgggattcgaagttctctactacgtcagcgatcgaagattagagacgccgccgcatttgccaaggaaagtaaaataaggtgggccggacacgtgatgcgctttaacgagaaccgttggaccagagccgtaagcGACTTGATACTACGTGACATCAAACGTACCGCAGGAAGaacgccgacccgatggtcagacctctttacgatgcgctttaacgacaaccgttggaacAGAGccatgagcgactgggttccccgcgatattaagcgcactaaaGGAAGATCCGatagtcagatttcttcacgaagtctttcaaagaaaattatgatgcccATCGTGTCCCACGCAAAAGGAGGAACCAACCAAAAGGAGGaatctggcacgcgatcgagacaaatggaagaattgctggcgcccgctcgaccagctcgaagatcaacgggagtcaaggtgatcaag gcagatgtggatctcttcatGACCTcaaacgggaatcagggtggacggacaaccgatagaactcgtcgatga
- a CDS encoding hypothetical protein (NECATOR_CHRX.G23253.T1), with amino-acid sequence MIYGSETWAAPSTVTERLDCTERKLLRRLLGYFWPTVCHNDDLYAETNVVYRRMTRGRYQHLAPSSKVTKVNRFRFFGHILRRPADCLVQRALRSLSGSLSWTKTPGRKRKFWTKVVKEDLRTLDVDRQFRRDVRFRRIWNGDEWIDSAQTLAEDREGWAELCSTTAHLGEDAGNRVRR; translated from the coding sequence atgatctACGGATctgagacttgggcagcaccatcaacggtgacggagaggcttgactgcacagaacgaaagctgcttagacggctacttggctacttttggcctactgtatgccacaatgatgatctttacgcagaaactaatgtggtataccggcggatgacacgtggaagatatcaacatcttgcaccgtcATCGAAAGTGACTAAAGTAAATcgttttcgcttctttggtcatatattaaggagaccggcagattgccttgttcaacgagctctgaggagtttgtcgggttcccTGAGCTGGACGAAgacacctggccgaaaacggaagttctggactaaGGTGGTGAaggaggacctgaggacactcgacgtggataggcagttcaggcgagacgtaaggttccgcagaatatggaatggcgacgaatggattgattctgcgcaaactctcgcagaagatcgagaaggttgggcagagctgtgttcaacgacggcacacctcggagAAGATGcaggtaatcgcgtcaggcgatga
- a CDS encoding hypothetical protein (NECATOR_CHRX.G23252.T1) — translation MSLCLTFIDLKKSFDSVETEAVVEALDNQRVPTQYIKVLRELYSDFTTRISPFYKNIVVDVKRVVRQGDTLSPKIFTATFENAMRKLEWDDMGVKVDGRQLHHLCLADNIVLITPSISQEERMLTEFDETCRCIGLQLNLQKTMFMRNGSRMPHSRSTERTYPKAPATFIWVGN, via the coding sequence ATgtcgctctgtctcacctttatcgacttgaagaagtctttcgactcagttgagacggaagcggtagtggaagccttggacaaccaacgtgtccctactcagtacataaaggtacttcgagagttgtacagtgacttcacgaccagaatttcgccattttACAAGAATATCGTCGTAGACGTGAAGAGGgtggtccgacagggtgatacactctcacccaaaatattcacagccaccttcgagaacgcaatgcgaaagttggaatgggacgacatgggagtgaaggttgatggtcggcagctacaccatttgtgCCTTGCTGATAACATCGTGCTGATAACACCTAGTATCAGCCAAgaggaacgaatgctgaccgaattcgacgaaacatgtagatgcatcggtcttcagctgaatctacaaaagacgatgttcatgcgcaatgggtctcggatgccccattcacgctcaacggaacgaacatatccgaaagcaccagctacgtttatctgggtcgggaattga